From one Staphylococcus kloosii genomic stretch:
- a CDS encoding amidohydrolase family protein — translation MNSITFEEHFVLKEVQQQMGDALKPSPNGVPLNAMLEALEKETGFSNEDEITNHDQRIKFMDEQDVQMQVLSYGNGSPSLLKGEKAIELCQYTNDRLKQYIDEHSDRFLGFATLPINEPEAAATELKRCINELGFKGALIFGRPNGKFLDNPEFDVIFETAEQLDVPIYLHPAPISDEAYQAYYQSDNYSDATAATFASFGYGWHIDVGIHAMRLVLSGLFDRHPNLSMIIGHWGEFTPFFYERMDDIIHAPHLDHDPSYYFKTNFYITPSGMLTKPQFDMVKNAVGIDHILYSADYPYVKPENLGTFLAELGLTSEEQDKVNYKNAQKLLKLK, via the coding sequence ATGAATAGTATTACTTTTGAAGAGCATTTTGTATTAAAAGAAGTTCAACAACAGATGGGTGATGCACTTAAACCATCACCAAATGGCGTACCATTAAATGCTATGTTGGAAGCTTTAGAAAAAGAGACTGGATTTTCAAATGAAGACGAAATAACTAACCATGACCAACGTATAAAATTTATGGATGAACAAGATGTACAAATGCAAGTTTTATCATATGGTAATGGCTCACCATCACTGCTAAAAGGAGAAAAAGCAATCGAGTTATGCCAATATACGAATGACCGTTTAAAACAATATATCGACGAGCATTCAGACCGCTTCCTCGGCTTTGCAACATTACCTATTAATGAGCCTGAAGCAGCAGCGACTGAATTAAAACGTTGTATTAACGAGCTTGGATTTAAAGGCGCACTTATTTTCGGTCGCCCAAATGGTAAATTTTTAGATAATCCAGAGTTCGATGTTATTTTTGAAACAGCAGAACAACTCGACGTACCTATTTATCTACACCCTGCTCCAATTAGTGATGAAGCTTATCAAGCTTATTATCAAAGTGATAATTATTCAGACGCCACTGCCGCAACTTTTGCTAGCTTTGGTTATGGTTGGCACATCGATGTTGGTATTCATGCAATGCGTTTAGTATTAAGTGGCCTCTTCGATCGACACCCTAATTTATCAATGATAATTGGGCATTGGGGTGAATTCACACCATTTTTCTATGAACGAATGGACGATATTATACATGCACCACACCTAGATCATGACCCAAGTTATTATTTTAAAACTAATTTTTATATCACTCCTAGTGGCATGTTGACGAAACCGCAATTCGATATGGTGAAAAACGCAGTTGGTATAGATCATATCTTATACTCTGCAGACTATCCTTATGTAAAACCAGAAAACTTGGGGACATTTTTAGCTGAATTAGGATTAACTTCTGAAGAACAGGATAAAGTTAATTATAAAAACGCACAAAAATTATTGAAGCTTAAGTAA
- a CDS encoding alpha/beta hydrolase, whose protein sequence is MNTIDLPGAKLRYYQVGQGPILILIPGANGTGDIFLPLAERLKEHFTVVAIDRRDYGNSELTQSLPEEASNPNSEYRVKRDAHDVAALAQQLSEEPVYVLGSSSGAIVAMHVLKEHPEVVKEIAFHEPPINTFLPDSDYWKEKNDEIVKIALNEGLQQAMQVFGKTLNIAPLDAKSMSQPVSENDEDQKAQYERMMFWVEYEIRQYTHSNITIADLAHYKDKVVLFNGTDSKGSFPQDVNFYINEQTDIKLLDIPGGHLGYVQKPDGFAEVLLNTWK, encoded by the coding sequence ATGAATACAATAGATTTACCAGGCGCTAAACTACGCTATTATCAAGTCGGTCAAGGTCCTATCCTTATTCTTATACCAGGTGCAAATGGTACGGGGGATATCTTTTTACCACTTGCTGAACGTTTAAAAGAGCACTTTACAGTCGTTGCGATTGATAGAAGAGATTATGGTAATAGCGAATTAACGCAATCTTTACCTGAAGAAGCAAGTAATCCTAATAGTGAATATCGTGTTAAAAGAGATGCGCATGATGTGGCAGCACTTGCACAACAATTAAGCGAAGAACCTGTTTATGTGTTGGGTTCAAGTTCAGGGGCAATCGTCGCTATGCATGTGTTAAAAGAACACCCAGAAGTCGTTAAGGAAATTGCTTTCCATGAGCCACCTATTAATACCTTTTTACCTGACAGCGACTATTGGAAAGAAAAAAATGATGAAATTGTTAAAATAGCTTTAAACGAAGGTTTGCAACAAGCGATGCAAGTGTTTGGCAAGACGCTCAACATTGCACCTTTAGATGCTAAGAGTATGTCACAACCTGTATCAGAAAACGACGAAGACCAAAAAGCTCAATATGAACGTATGATGTTTTGGGTCGAATACGAAATCAGACAATATACTCACTCAAATATTACAATAGCTGATTTAGCACACTATAAAGATAAGGTAGTGCTGTTCAATGGTACTGATTCAAAAGGCTCATTCCCTCAGGACGTAAACTTTTATATCAATGAACAAACAGATATTAAACTTTTAGACATCCCTGGAGGCCATCTTGGCTACGTACAAAAACCAGATGGTTTTGCAGAAGTACTATTAAATACATGGAAGTAG
- a CDS encoding nuclear transport factor 2 family protein, which produces MLFERNNAYTTDSLLAKADIQELITFERFSRDNSLWDSMRTCFADDAHINISWFSGSGEEFVESSKAMNRYAPHQIYNSQIWINNERAIAIMQVTIQTRLSINDVQMQLNSDAKIIYCLTKIENTWYIHHMECVYEKDSLTPVFPSSMTLEQQDFKSYRSSYACLSYCLNYLGYEVNHDLQGIDRPDALNTFYQHLDHWLTYRSDSLK; this is translated from the coding sequence ATGCTTTTTGAACGGAATAACGCTTATACAACCGACAGTTTATTGGCTAAAGCAGATATTCAAGAATTAATAACTTTTGAGCGTTTTAGTCGAGATAATAGTTTATGGGATAGTATGCGAACGTGTTTTGCAGACGATGCTCATATTAATATTTCATGGTTTAGTGGCAGCGGAGAAGAATTTGTCGAGTCTTCTAAGGCTATGAATCGTTATGCCCCACATCAAATTTATAATTCACAGATTTGGATTAACAATGAGCGTGCAATTGCAATTATGCAAGTAACGATTCAAACGAGACTTTCGATAAATGATGTGCAAATGCAACTTAACTCAGATGCTAAAATCATTTATTGTTTAACCAAGATAGAAAATACATGGTATATACATCATATGGAATGTGTATATGAAAAAGACAGTCTTACACCTGTATTTCCATCAAGCATGACGCTTGAACAACAAGATTTTAAGTCATATCGTTCTAGCTATGCTTGTCTATCCTATTGTCTCAACTACTTAGGATATGAGGTTAATCATGATTTACAAGGTATTGATAGACCAGATGCACTGAACACATTTTACCAACATTTAGATCATTGGTTAACCTATCGTTCAGATTCACTTAAATAG
- a CDS encoding amidohydrolase family protein, whose protein sequence is MNKIDMHSHYISPGFAQFLDDYFDGQGDGVPTPHFSIDNYLSLMQEADIDYGVLSISSPHLSAAPDEEMLKLTEEVNDYGANLTKSYKDKIGFFASLPLPLVEESVRAIDYALDVQNAHGFTLPTNARGIYLGDQRLDDILAKLNERHALVAIHPNEPKPINDDIKAEILTPLMEFFFDTTRTIIFMNQNNVFSRYPNIKWIVPHSGALLPIIVQRVDMGNKMFDVENQPDDLEQTMQSLYFDLAGKVLPHQLPTLLTMVDENKIVYGADAPYTTDNVVKLLNDELESSSLLTDEQRQKLFYDNAQNLISN, encoded by the coding sequence TTGAATAAAATAGATATGCACTCCCACTATATTTCACCAGGTTTCGCACAATTTTTAGATGATTACTTTGATGGTCAAGGTGATGGTGTCCCTACACCACATTTTTCAATAGATAATTATTTATCGTTAATGCAAGAAGCAGACATAGATTATGGGGTATTGTCGATTTCTAGCCCTCATTTAAGCGCGGCTCCAGACGAAGAAATGCTTAAATTAACTGAAGAAGTTAATGACTATGGTGCTAATCTAACAAAAAGTTACAAAGATAAAATAGGCTTTTTCGCTTCACTTCCTCTGCCTTTAGTGGAAGAAAGTGTTAGAGCTATTGATTATGCTCTAGATGTGCAAAATGCCCATGGTTTTACGTTACCAACTAACGCTCGAGGTATTTATTTAGGCGATCAACGCTTAGACGATATTTTAGCAAAATTAAATGAGCGTCATGCCTTAGTAGCTATTCATCCAAATGAACCTAAACCTATTAACGACGACATTAAAGCAGAAATTTTAACGCCTTTAATGGAATTCTTTTTTGACACTACACGTACGATTATCTTTATGAATCAAAATAATGTCTTCAGTCGTTATCCAAATATTAAGTGGATTGTTCCTCATAGTGGTGCATTATTGCCTATCATTGTTCAACGAGTTGATATGGGTAATAAAATGTTTGATGTTGAAAATCAACCGGATGATTTAGAGCAAACGATGCAATCACTATATTTCGATTTAGCTGGTAAAGTTCTACCACATCAACTACCTACACTGTTAACTATGGTAGACGAAAATAAAATTGTCTATGGTGCAGACGCACCTTATACAACAGATAACGTTGTTAAGTTACTAAACGATGAATTAGAAAGCTCATCACTATTAACAGACGAACAGCGACAAAAATTATTTTATGATAATGCACAAAATCTCATATCAAATTAA
- a CDS encoding NAD-dependent formate dehydrogenase, whose product MKIVALFPEATNEANSNQLLDDSHALDLKAYLEKYDEDIEFIVVNNDQDIDQHIEDMDVVISAPFLPAYMDAKRINKASKLKLAITAGVGSDHVDLEAASANDITVVEVTGCNTISVAEHTVMDILILLRNYEEGHRQSRDGEWNLSAVGNNAYELQGKQVGIFGYGQIGELVAQRLQPFNVEVKHYRRSSQEDTPYSIYTDFDDLVATSDVLVILSPLTPETDDLFNYDVLSRMKKGSYVVNTARGKIVNKDDIVKLLEDGHIQGYGGDVWYPQPAPDDHPWRTMPLNAMTIHYSGMTLESQARIEQGVKKLLHNFINNEAFGDKDVIVASGDIRNNSYKSK is encoded by the coding sequence ATGAAAATTGTAGCGTTGTTTCCAGAAGCTACAAATGAAGCAAATAGTAATCAATTATTAGACGACAGTCATGCGCTAGATCTAAAAGCTTATTTGGAAAAATATGATGAAGATATCGAATTTATTGTAGTAAATAATGATCAAGATATAGATCAACACATAGAGGATATGGACGTTGTTATTAGTGCACCATTCTTACCAGCATACATGGATGCTAAACGTATCAATAAAGCGTCTAAATTAAAATTAGCTATAACGGCTGGTGTTGGATCGGACCATGTAGATTTAGAAGCAGCAAGTGCAAATGACATTACAGTAGTCGAAGTGACAGGATGTAACACAATTAGTGTAGCTGAGCATACAGTAATGGATATTTTGATTTTATTACGTAATTATGAAGAGGGTCATAGACAATCTAGAGATGGTGAATGGAATTTATCAGCGGTAGGTAATAACGCATACGAATTACAAGGAAAGCAAGTAGGTATTTTTGGCTATGGTCAAATAGGTGAATTAGTAGCACAAAGATTGCAACCTTTTAATGTTGAAGTTAAACATTACAGACGTTCTAGTCAAGAAGATACACCATACTCAATTTATACCGATTTTGATGATTTAGTAGCTACTAGCGATGTCTTAGTTATATTATCACCGTTAACGCCGGAAACAGATGATTTATTTAATTATGATGTATTAAGCCGTATGAAAAAAGGAAGTTACGTAGTAAATACTGCGCGTGGTAAAATCGTTAATAAAGATGATATCGTTAAGTTACTAGAAGATGGGCATATTCAAGGATATGGAGGCGACGTTTGGTATCCACAACCTGCACCCGATGATCATCCATGGAGAACGATGCCACTTAATGCAATGACAATTCATTACTCAGGTATGACTTTAGAGTCACAAGCTCGAATAGAACAGGGCGTCAAAAAATTATTGCATAACTTTATAAATAACGAAGCATTTGGTGATAAAGATGTAATTGTTGCAAGTGGAGATATTAGAAATAATAGCTACAAGTCAAAATAA
- a CDS encoding alcohol dehydrogenase catalytic domain-containing protein has product MKAVTFQGQKQMEVRQVEDPKIEETTDAIIKITATGICGSDLHLYHQGDLMMDPGFVIGHEPMGIVEEVGKDVKKLKKGDRVVIPFNIGCGECYYCQNEMESQCDNSNQDPINWKMDNGGLFGFGNMHGNHWGGQAEYLRVPYADFSSFVVPDSDMKDEQVLFLSDVVPTAYWSVEHSGVKKGDTVIVLGCGPIGLMAQKFAKLKGAKRVIGVDNVDHRLEHAKQYNQVEVYNFSKEQEIGKLLREETQGGADVVIDCVGMDGQVKASEQQLGADSAQRGTISPIDTAAEAVRKFGTIQLTGVYASPADNFPLNLIFNRDVEMKTGQAPVIHLMPKLYDMIRDNVFNPTDIITHNMPLDKASEAYDIFDQKKDNNIKVVLKP; this is encoded by the coding sequence ATGAAAGCTGTAACTTTTCAAGGACAAAAGCAAATGGAAGTTAGACAAGTTGAGGATCCTAAAATAGAAGAAACGACAGATGCCATAATTAAAATAACTGCAACAGGTATTTGTGGCTCAGATTTACATTTATATCATCAAGGTGACTTAATGATGGATCCAGGATTTGTTATTGGTCACGAACCAATGGGAATCGTCGAAGAGGTTGGTAAAGATGTTAAAAAATTAAAAAAAGGTGATAGAGTAGTTATCCCTTTCAATATTGGTTGTGGCGAGTGTTACTATTGTCAGAACGAGATGGAGTCTCAATGTGATAATTCAAATCAAGATCCAATTAATTGGAAAATGGATAATGGGGGCTTATTTGGTTTTGGTAACATGCATGGGAATCATTGGGGTGGCCAAGCAGAATATTTAAGAGTCCCTTATGCAGATTTTTCTTCATTTGTTGTTCCGGATAGCGACATGAAGGACGAACAAGTTTTATTTTTATCTGATGTAGTTCCAACTGCATACTGGAGTGTAGAACATTCTGGGGTGAAAAAAGGAGACACTGTTATTGTTTTAGGATGTGGCCCTATTGGATTAATGGCGCAAAAATTTGCCAAGTTAAAAGGGGCTAAGCGTGTGATTGGTGTTGATAATGTTGACCATAGATTAGAACACGCAAAACAATACAATCAAGTTGAAGTTTACAATTTTAGCAAAGAACAGGAGATAGGAAAATTATTGCGTGAAGAGACACAAGGAGGGGCGGATGTAGTCATTGATTGCGTTGGCATGGATGGCCAAGTCAAAGCTTCTGAACAACAATTGGGTGCTGACTCTGCGCAACGTGGGACAATCAGTCCTATCGATACCGCGGCAGAAGCAGTAAGAAAATTCGGCACTATTCAATTAACAGGAGTATACGCTTCTCCGGCAGATAATTTTCCGTTGAATTTAATATTTAACCGTGACGTAGAAATGAAAACAGGTCAAGCACCAGTTATTCATTTAATGCCTAAGTTATATGACATGATACGTGATAATGTCTTTAATCCAACAGATATTATTACCCATAACATGCCTTTAGATAAAGCTTCAGAAGCTTATGATATTTTTGATCAGAAAAAAGATAATAATATTAAAGTTGTATTAAAACCTTAA
- a CDS encoding MFS transporter: MRKKVIVTSMGNAIEWFDFALYAQLAVYISKNFFGNVADKNQLLFTFGTFAIAFLVRPIGAIFFGYIGDRYGRKVVLTTTITIMASSTLALGILPTSSQIGVLAPVLLLLVRMLQSFSTGGEYSGAMTYIVESSPDNKRGRLTSVLEMGTMIGNALAAIIVATLLYSLSAQQINTWGWRLPFLLAAPFGIIVVYLRYRLDETPSFKNRTEEAQNHLLTAFKNYKKEAIIMTVAVIFLNVNNYMFLTYLPSFLKTNVGLAPQFSTVLNAIALILMLPFIFSFGLLSDKFNNKSVILVGLGSFVCFSIPAFLLMNGNNHIFIVFIGIMIFAIMLSVFNGVMPSTLPAITHTNVRMKFLSIIYNIGTAIFGGLTPFILSLLSNLKSGQLNPAFYLMIVNIIGFIVFSIYFKATSNKPLKGSKPNVSSNE; encoded by the coding sequence GTGAGAAAAAAAGTTATCGTTACATCGATGGGAAATGCAATAGAGTGGTTTGATTTTGCATTATACGCACAACTTGCAGTATATATTAGCAAAAATTTCTTTGGTAATGTTGCGGATAAAAACCAATTACTATTTACTTTTGGAACATTTGCAATTGCGTTTTTAGTACGACCGATAGGCGCCATCTTTTTTGGTTATATCGGTGATCGGTATGGTAGAAAGGTAGTTCTAACGACTACAATCACTATAATGGCCTCTTCAACCTTGGCGTTAGGTATTTTACCAACCTCGTCACAAATTGGTGTGCTCGCTCCTGTCTTACTCTTACTCGTTAGAATGTTGCAATCTTTTTCAACAGGCGGTGAGTATAGTGGTGCCATGACATACATTGTTGAAAGTAGTCCAGACAATAAAAGAGGTCGTTTAACAAGTGTTTTAGAAATGGGTACGATGATAGGTAATGCACTAGCTGCAATTATTGTTGCAACGTTATTGTATAGTCTTTCAGCGCAACAAATTAATACTTGGGGTTGGCGGTTGCCATTTTTATTGGCGGCACCTTTTGGCATTATAGTTGTTTATTTACGCTATAGATTAGATGAAACACCTTCATTTAAGAATAGAACAGAAGAAGCACAAAATCATTTATTAACAGCTTTCAAAAATTATAAAAAAGAAGCAATCATTATGACTGTTGCGGTAATATTTTTAAATGTTAATAATTATATGTTTTTGACTTACTTGCCCTCATTTTTAAAAACAAATGTAGGTTTAGCACCACAATTTTCTACAGTACTTAACGCAATAGCCTTAATACTCATGTTGCCATTTATTTTTAGCTTCGGTTTATTAAGCGATAAATTTAACAACAAGAGCGTTATCCTAGTTGGATTAGGTAGCTTTGTATGTTTTTCAATTCCTGCATTTCTATTAATGAATGGTAATAATCATATATTTATAGTTTTCATTGGCATAATGATTTTTGCAATTATGTTATCTGTATTTAACGGCGTTATGCCTTCTACGTTACCCGCAATTACTCATACAAATGTGCGTATGAAATTTTTATCGATTATTTATAATATTGGAACGGCTATTTTTGGCGGTTTAACTCCTTTCATTTTATCACTATTGAGTAACTTAAAAAGTGGACAGTTAAACCCTGCTTTTTATTTGATGATAGTAAATATAATAGGTTTTATTGTATTTAGTATTTATTTCAAAGCAACTTCAAATAAGCCACTCAAGGGATCAAAACCTAATGTAAGTTCTAATGAATAA
- a CDS encoding ABC transporter permease codes for MFLAWNEIKRNKLKFSLIIGVLIMISYLLFLLSGLANGLINMNREGIDKWHADAIILKKDANQTVEQSNFKLDKAPKDYKQQASLKQSGVIVSNSKHEENALLFGVTKDSFLMPKLIAGHNFKKDNQVVADETLKEKGFHLGDKLSLSQSDEKLKIVGFSSSAKYNASPVLFTNNATIAKVNPMLSKDKTNAVVVKDKHWNQHSLDNKLEAVDINKFVENLPGYKAQNLTLNFMISFLFIISATVIGIFLYVMTLQKINLFGVLKAQGFTNGYLAKVVLSQTFILSLIGTVIGLALTLLTSLFLPSAVPVVFNYATLLIFGVVLIIISMLGSLFSVLTIRKIDPLQAIG; via the coding sequence ATGTTTCTAGCATGGAATGAAATAAAGCGAAATAAATTAAAGTTCAGCCTAATTATCGGCGTGCTAATCATGATTAGTTATTTGCTTTTTTTACTATCTGGATTAGCAAATGGGTTGATTAACATGAATAGAGAAGGTATAGATAAGTGGCATGCCGACGCTATTATACTTAAGAAAGACGCCAATCAAACCGTCGAACAGTCTAATTTTAAGTTAGATAAAGCACCAAAAGACTATAAACAACAAGCTTCACTGAAACAAAGTGGTGTAATTGTTTCCAATAGCAAGCACGAAGAAAATGCATTACTATTTGGTGTGACAAAGGATTCATTTTTAATGCCAAAATTGATAGCAGGACATAATTTCAAGAAAGATAATCAGGTTGTAGCAGATGAAACATTAAAAGAGAAAGGCTTCCATCTTGGAGACAAACTGTCATTGTCACAATCTGACGAAAAGTTAAAAATTGTAGGTTTTAGTAGCAGTGCAAAATACAATGCCTCTCCAGTACTTTTCACAAATAATGCAACGATTGCTAAAGTAAATCCCATGTTGTCTAAAGACAAAACAAATGCAGTAGTAGTAAAAGATAAGCATTGGAATCAGCATTCATTAGATAATAAGTTAGAAGCCGTTGATATTAACAAATTTGTAGAAAATTTACCCGGCTATAAAGCCCAAAATCTAACATTAAACTTTATGATTTCATTTTTATTTATTATTTCAGCAACAGTTATCGGTATCTTTTTATATGTTATGACCTTACAAAAAATTAATCTTTTCGGCGTCTTAAAGGCACAAGGTTTTACAAATGGTTATTTAGCCAAAGTCGTGTTATCACAAACCTTTATATTATCTCTAATCGGTACAGTTATCGGCTTAGCATTAACGTTATTAACGAGTCTATTTTTACCAAGTGCGGTGCCGGTAGTATTTAATTATGCAACGTTACTTATTTTTGGAGTAGTTTTAATCATAATTTCAATGTTGGGCAGTCTATTTTCCGTCTTAACCATTAGAAAGATCGACCCATTACAAGCAATCGGCTAG
- a CDS encoding ABC transporter ATP-binding protein: MLTFKNVTKDFKDGNHIIEAVKQTNLTFDKGQLVAIVGPSGSGKSTFLTIAGALQTPTSGEVYINDTALSTMKQKQLAQTRMSEIGFILQATNLVPFLTVKQQFKLLKKRKKDVMSDQALQELLAQLGLSDIQNKLPSAISGGQKQRVAIAKALYTNPSIILADEPTASLDTENAMEVMKILQEQTKKRDKTCIIVTHDERLTTYCDKVYHMKDGNLALT; this comes from the coding sequence ATGTTAACTTTTAAAAATGTGACTAAAGATTTTAAAGATGGCAATCACATTATAGAAGCAGTGAAGCAAACAAATTTAACGTTTGATAAAGGACAATTGGTAGCAATTGTAGGCCCTTCAGGTTCGGGTAAAAGTACGTTTTTAACGATAGCAGGCGCACTACAAACACCGACATCAGGTGAAGTTTATATCAATGATACAGCCTTATCTACGATGAAACAAAAGCAACTCGCGCAGACACGTATGAGCGAAATTGGCTTTATATTACAAGCAACAAATTTAGTTCCATTCTTAACCGTGAAACAGCAATTTAAGTTATTAAAAAAACGTAAAAAAGATGTCATGTCCGACCAAGCATTGCAAGAATTATTAGCACAATTAGGCTTATCTGATATTCAAAACAAATTACCTAGCGCCATTTCAGGTGGCCAAAAACAACGTGTTGCGATTGCTAAAGCACTTTATACTAACCCATCAATCATCTTAGCAGATGAACCAACCGCTTCACTTGATACCGAAAACGCAATGGAAGTTATGAAAATCTTACAAGAACAAACAAAGAAACGCGATAAAACATGTATTATCGTTACACATGACGAACGCCTCACAACTTACTGCGATAAGGTATATCATATGAAAGATGGCAATTTAGCGTTAACATAA
- a CDS encoding class II fructose-bisphosphate aldolase, whose product MKKYILEAFKKRYAIPQININGLVWIEGVLAAAEEQQSPIILGTTDKNISFLGGYDFIAYVIKKKVKAMNISVPVILHLDHGLSVEGCHKAIDAGYDSVMYDGSKLPIDENVELTRQVVNYAQRNKVYVEGEVGAVGGTEDGLTNDLKYASIEDCKQLVYESGIDTLAPALGSVHGEYKGEPDLDFDRMKQINKMLNIPLVLHGASGLSDEDVTKAISYGHAKINFNTEINMAWSRTLRDYLIDNPLVYSPQEIIKPSTQAIKNKVSEIIKKCNSNNQA is encoded by the coding sequence ATGAAGAAATATATTTTAGAGGCATTTAAAAAACGCTATGCAATTCCACAAATAAATATTAACGGGCTTGTTTGGATTGAGGGTGTCTTAGCGGCGGCTGAAGAGCAACAATCTCCAATAATATTAGGTACAACAGATAAAAACATTTCATTTTTAGGTGGTTATGATTTTATAGCATACGTAATCAAGAAAAAAGTGAAAGCTATGAATATATCTGTACCAGTGATATTACATTTAGATCATGGTTTGAGTGTGGAAGGCTGCCATAAAGCTATTGATGCTGGCTATGATTCAGTAATGTATGATGGGTCAAAGTTGCCAATTGATGAAAATGTTGAATTAACGAGACAAGTAGTAAATTATGCGCAACGTAATAAAGTTTATGTTGAAGGAGAAGTAGGTGCCGTTGGAGGCACTGAAGATGGATTAACTAATGATTTAAAATACGCAAGCATAGAAGATTGTAAACAATTAGTATATGAGAGCGGTATTGATACATTAGCTCCGGCCTTGGGTTCTGTACACGGTGAATATAAAGGAGAACCGGATTTGGACTTTGATCGAATGAAGCAAATTAATAAGATGCTAAATATTCCTTTAGTGTTACATGGTGCTTCAGGACTATCAGATGAAGACGTAACTAAAGCTATTAGTTATGGCCACGCTAAAATTAATTTTAATACAGAAATTAATATGGCTTGGAGTCGAACTTTAAGGGATTATTTGATAGATAATCCTCTTGTATATAGTCCTCAAGAAATTATAAAGCCGAGTACACAAGCAATAAAAAATAAAGTTAGTGAAATAATAAAAAAATGTAATAGTAATAACCAAGCTTAA